One Nocardioides aromaticivorans genomic window carries:
- a CDS encoding SDR family NAD(P)-dependent oxidoreductase: MELTGSSAIVTGGASGIGAAAARALAAKGATVVVADLQADKGEALAAEINGVFAQVDVTNTEQIGAAVKAAAEIAPLRAVVNSAGIGWAQRTIGRDGQLESAHSLEAFTKVIAINLIGTFDMVRQAATVMSQNEPDEDGCRGAIVNLASVAAFDGQIGQASYSASKGGVVGMTLPVARDLSAAGIRLNTVAPGLIDTPIYGEGEAADAFKANLGQNVLFPKRLGTGAELASMVIECLTNSYMNGEVIRVDGGIRMPPK; the protein is encoded by the coding sequence ATGGAACTCACCGGATCCTCCGCCATCGTCACCGGCGGCGCCTCGGGCATCGGCGCGGCCGCTGCCCGCGCGCTCGCCGCCAAGGGCGCCACCGTCGTCGTCGCCGACCTCCAGGCCGACAAGGGCGAGGCCCTTGCCGCCGAGATCAACGGCGTCTTCGCCCAGGTCGACGTCACCAACACCGAGCAGATCGGTGCCGCCGTCAAGGCCGCCGCCGAGATCGCCCCCCTGCGCGCCGTCGTGAACTCGGCCGGCATCGGCTGGGCGCAGCGCACCATCGGCCGCGACGGCCAGCTGGAGTCGGCCCACTCGCTGGAGGCCTTCACCAAGGTCATCGCGATCAACCTGATCGGCACCTTCGACATGGTCCGCCAGGCCGCCACCGTGATGAGCCAGAACGAGCCCGACGAGGACGGCTGCCGTGGCGCCATCGTCAACCTCGCCAGCGTGGCCGCCTTCGACGGCCAGATCGGCCAGGCGTCGTACTCCGCGTCCAAGGGTGGCGTCGTCGGCATGACCCTGCCGGTCGCCCGTGACCTGTCGGCCGCCGGCATCCGCCTCAACACGGTCGCGCCGGGCCTGATCGACACCCCGATCTACGGCGAGGGCGAGGCGGCGGACGCGTTCAAGGCCAACCTCGGCCAGAACGTGCTCTTCCCGAAGCGTCTCGGCACGGGCGCCGAGCTGGCCAGCATGGTCATCGAGTGCCTCACCAACTCGTACATGAACGGCGAGGTCATCCGCGTCGACGGCGGCATCCGGATGCCCCCGAAGTAG
- a CDS encoding vWA domain-containing protein → MARADLTHLYFLLDRSGSMQSIKTDTEGGFAAFVAEQQAQPGECRVTLAQFDNEYDVVFAGVPVADVPPLDLQPRGSTALLDAMGRLVTTAGAELAALPEDERPGTVIVAIMTDGHENASQEWTHPAIRALVEQQTNDYAWQFLYMGADQDAIEVGTRLGVRPEASVTYGRGKSRDVLAMTSQKLGKLRNDRMAAPASAPAPMMEGYTREERDAVGE, encoded by the coding sequence ATGGCCCGAGCCGACCTCACGCACCTCTACTTCCTGCTCGACCGCAGCGGGTCGATGCAGTCCATCAAGACCGACACCGAGGGCGGCTTCGCCGCGTTCGTGGCCGAGCAGCAGGCGCAGCCCGGCGAGTGCCGGGTGACGCTCGCGCAGTTCGACAACGAGTACGACGTGGTGTTCGCCGGCGTCCCGGTGGCGGACGTGCCGCCGCTGGACCTGCAGCCCCGCGGCTCGACGGCGCTCCTCGACGCGATGGGCCGCCTGGTCACCACCGCGGGCGCCGAGCTCGCCGCCCTGCCCGAGGACGAGCGCCCGGGCACGGTCATCGTCGCGATCATGACCGACGGCCACGAGAACGCCAGCCAGGAGTGGACGCATCCCGCGATCAGGGCGCTGGTCGAGCAGCAGACCAACGACTACGCGTGGCAGTTCCTCTACATGGGCGCCGACCAGGACGCGATCGAGGTCGGCACCCGCCTCGGCGTGCGACCCGAGGCCTCGGTCACCTACGGCCGCGGCAAGAGCCGCGACGTGCTGGCCATGACCTCGCAGAAGCTCGGCAAGCTCCGCAACGACCGGATGGCCGCGCCCGCGAGCGCACCGGCTCCGATGATGGAGGGCTACACGCGTGAGGAGCGCGACGCCGTCGGCGAGTGA
- the dapF gene encoding diaminopimelate epimerase, with protein MYPFLKGHGTENDFVLLPDHDGTVHGELAAERVRALCDRRAGIGGDGVLRVIRTSAVGDAGRGQTVLDGGAEWFMDYRNSDGSVSEMCGNGVRVFGRHLAEQGLVDTSVPVPVATRAGVKVLTFAGGTTDGEITVDMGSPEFPRPRSEITVGERTWNSLNVDMGNPHAVVQVDSLDDAGSLLEEPGYDGGVYPNGVNVEFVVRRGDHHVAMRVHERGSGETRSCGTGACAVAVAAVWADGHVEPGHLPTEDVTFRVDVPGGTLTITWTADNRVLMTGPAVVVAEGTTDL; from the coding sequence GTGTACCCCTTCCTCAAGGGTCACGGCACCGAGAACGACTTCGTCCTGCTGCCGGACCACGACGGCACCGTCCACGGCGAGCTCGCCGCGGAGCGGGTCCGCGCCCTGTGCGACCGGCGGGCGGGCATCGGTGGCGACGGCGTGCTGCGGGTCATCCGAACCTCCGCCGTCGGCGACGCCGGTCGCGGCCAGACGGTGCTGGACGGCGGGGCTGAGTGGTTCATGGACTACCGCAACTCCGACGGCTCGGTCTCCGAGATGTGCGGCAACGGGGTGCGCGTCTTCGGCCGCCACCTCGCCGAGCAGGGCCTCGTCGACACCTCCGTGCCTGTGCCGGTCGCGACCCGCGCCGGGGTGAAGGTGCTGACCTTCGCCGGGGGTACGACGGACGGCGAGATCACCGTCGACATGGGCTCGCCGGAGTTCCCCCGGCCCCGCAGCGAGATCACCGTGGGCGAGCGCACGTGGAACTCGCTCAACGTCGACATGGGCAACCCGCACGCAGTCGTCCAGGTCGACTCCCTCGACGACGCTGGCTCGCTCCTCGAGGAGCCCGGCTACGACGGCGGCGTCTACCCGAACGGCGTCAATGTCGAATTCGTCGTGCGCCGGGGGGACCACCATGTCGCGATGCGCGTGCACGAACGCGGCTCGGGGGAGACCCGGTCCTGCGGCACGGGCGCCTGTGCTGTCGCGGTCGCCGCGGTCTGGGCCGACGGCCACGTCGAGCCGGGCCACCTGCCGACCGAGGACGTGACCTTCCGCGTCGACGTGCCCGGCGGGACGCTCACCATCACCTGGACGGCTGACAACCGGGTCCTGATGACCGGCCCGGCAGTCGTCGTCGCCGAGGGCACGACCGACCTCTGA
- a CDS encoding alkaline phosphatase D family protein, translating into MTLLWDDRTRLGELRVGRRSTIVAGLAGASVPALGLARFPAFVERRPDLTTGVRSGEVTTSSAVIWSRGVEPSRMMVRLRSGARQWTVRGRWTDPRTDFTSRLHLRDLAPGREYDTEVWFETPEGERSAPEQLSFRTAPIHAAAQSIVWSGDTNGQGWGIDKGRGGMTTYRMMLDLRPDLFVHVGDTIYADEPMPETRLLVEDGTTWRNELTEDVLAPAETLANFRGRHRYPLRDEHVRAFYAEVPSVVQWDDHETSNNWYPGETIDDMGYSERRADVLAVRGRRAWQEYQPVPVQRLVAPDGNGFAPNRIYRRVSRGQHLDLFLMDMRSWRGPNPDADPAQAAERGEAGLLGPTQEAWLIDGLRRSRATWKVISIDQPLSAPVRDTGDLDGVANGDDGPPLGREPEIARILSAIKRHRIRNVVWITADVHYTAANHYDPGRATFTDFDPFWEFISGPLHCSPFTARPTELDQTFGPLVHFTHGKDEPLPVKIAPRPDNQHVGHLAIAATGELTVSLYDGGGTVLWFRTLEPDPLEA; encoded by the coding sequence GTGACGCTCCTCTGGGACGACCGGACCCGGCTCGGCGAGCTCCGCGTGGGCCGCCGCAGCACCATCGTCGCCGGCCTGGCCGGTGCCTCCGTCCCGGCCCTGGGGCTGGCCCGGTTCCCGGCCTTCGTCGAGCGTCGTCCGGACCTGACCACCGGCGTCCGCAGCGGCGAGGTCACGACCAGCTCGGCGGTGATCTGGTCGCGCGGCGTCGAGCCCAGCCGGATGATGGTGCGCCTGCGCAGCGGTGCCCGCCAGTGGACCGTCCGTGGCCGCTGGACCGACCCGCGCACCGACTTCACCTCGCGGCTCCACCTGCGCGACCTCGCCCCCGGTCGTGAGTACGACACCGAGGTGTGGTTCGAGACGCCGGAGGGCGAGCGCAGCGCACCCGAGCAGCTGTCCTTCCGTACGGCGCCGATCCACGCCGCCGCGCAGTCGATCGTCTGGTCCGGTGACACCAACGGACAGGGCTGGGGCATCGACAAGGGCCGGGGCGGGATGACGACGTACCGGATGATGCTGGACCTCCGGCCCGACCTCTTCGTCCACGTCGGCGACACCATCTACGCCGACGAGCCGATGCCCGAGACCAGGCTCCTCGTCGAGGACGGCACGACCTGGCGCAACGAGCTGACCGAGGACGTGCTGGCGCCGGCCGAGACCCTGGCCAACTTCCGCGGCCGCCACCGCTACCCCCTGCGCGACGAGCACGTGCGGGCCTTCTATGCCGAGGTGCCCTCGGTCGTGCAGTGGGACGACCACGAGACATCGAACAACTGGTATCCCGGCGAGACCATCGACGACATGGGCTACTCCGAGCGCCGGGCCGACGTGCTGGCCGTGCGCGGCCGGCGGGCCTGGCAGGAGTACCAGCCGGTGCCGGTGCAGCGGCTGGTCGCACCCGACGGCAACGGCTTCGCGCCGAACCGGATCTATCGGAGGGTGTCGCGCGGCCAGCACCTCGACCTGTTCCTGATGGACATGCGCAGCTGGCGTGGCCCCAACCCCGACGCCGACCCGGCGCAGGCCGCCGAGCGGGGCGAGGCGGGCCTGCTCGGCCCCACCCAGGAGGCCTGGCTGATCGACGGCCTGCGACGCTCGCGGGCGACCTGGAAGGTGATCTCGATCGACCAGCCGCTGTCCGCGCCGGTCCGCGACACCGGCGACCTCGACGGCGTCGCCAACGGCGACGACGGACCGCCCCTGGGGCGCGAGCCCGAGATCGCGCGGATCCTGTCGGCGATCAAGAGGCACCGGATCCGCAACGTCGTGTGGATCACCGCCGACGTGCACTACACCGCCGCCAACCACTACGACCCCGGGCGGGCCACCTTCACCGACTTCGACCCGTTCTGGGAGTTCATCTCCGGGCCGCTGCACTGCTCGCCGTTCACGGCCCGGCCCACCGAGCTGGACCAGACCTTCGGCCCGCTCGTGCACTTCACCCACGGCAAGGACGAGCCGCTGCCGGTGAAGATCGCGCCGCGCCCGGACAACCAGCACGTCGGCCACCTCGCGATCGCCGCCACCGGCGAGCTCACCGTCAGCCTGTACGACGGCGGCGGCACCGTGCTGTGGTTCAGGACCCTCGAGCCGGACCCGCTGGAGGCCTGA